DNA sequence from the Anomalospiza imberbis isolate Cuckoo-Finch-1a 21T00152 chromosome 14, ASM3175350v1, whole genome shotgun sequence genome:
TGCTTCCTCCAGCCTGaccctccctctccgctccaAGAACGCGTTCTCTGACGGACGGGTGCGTGACGCTGCTCCAGCAGGCtcagccctgtcctggggcaTGGGGCTGGGCACCCCACAGGGCTCctagccctgccctgctctcaaGGGACTCTTCCTCCCCAGGATGGCACCGCGGggacctgcagcagcaccttggTGGATGAGCATGAAATGATATTCAAGAAGAACCCTCGGCGGGTGGTGAGGCCTGCGGGTGAGAGATGCGCGGGTGCTGACACAGCCGGGGtgggcagctcctcctccctgggctgggaagggCTTTCAGTGCAGATGGGagaggctggggcagcctcttgggtgagggagcagcagcgctCTGCTAGTCCTGCTCCGTGCCGCTGTTCACCACCTCTCGTGCAGACTACACCAAGTCCGTGATCGACCTGCGCCCCGAGGACCTTGTGGGGGAAGGTGGCTCTTTGGGGGACAGAAGCAAGTCAGTCCCCGGCCTCAACACGGAGCTGGTGAGACCCTCAGAGTGCCACGGAGATGGCTGCCAGCTGGAGGAGCCGGGTGGCTGGCTGGCTGTGCCTGACCGCCCCCCACACCGGCGGCTTGTCTCTGTCcttgcaggaggaggaggaggaggacatCGATAACCTGGTGGAGATCCACCGGCAGCGGGTGGCCCGGGGCAGCATGCGCAGCGGCACCTCCTCGGTGAGCTCCCGTGGcgtggctgtgctctgctccgCTGCAGGGAGAAGTGGGGGAGAAAGGCAGTGCCAAAGGGCTGGCTGCGAGcgaggcagggcaggcagctcctggagggAAGGGGTAGGGGCTTTGTGTGTGGGGGCTTCTTCCCCTAGAAGGGAATCAAAATGCAGAGACCCAGCTCTCTTCCAGGCAGCTGTGTGTGGGAGGGAGGCACttgtggccatccccagccacGGGGAGGTGAGAGGGGCTGTGCACAAAAGGCACAGGGAGTAACCTtgctgaggatgaggaggaacTGTCAGGTGTTCCtgtgccagctcagccctgccttGTCTTCCAGAGCACCCTGGGGAGCATGGTCAGCATTTACAGTGAGGCCGGCGACTTCGGCAGTGTGGCTGTCACCGGGGGCATCTCCTTCTCCCTGAGCTACGAGCAGAAGACACAGACCTTGTTCATCCACGTGAAGGAGTGTCGCCAGCTGGCCTATGGGGACGAGGGCAGGAAGCGCTCCAACCCGTGAGAGCCAGGGGGGCGATGGCTGCTGCCACCACTGGTGGTGCCCAGCTGGGTTGTGGGTGCCCACCAGAGATGGGAGCTGTAAGTGGGAGGGTCCTGGTGAGGCAGAAGGTCTGGGGTTGCCCTGGGGAGCTCGGAGGATTAATTGTGGGGGGACCTTGTTGAAGTGCTGCCTGTTCTCCCTTCAGGTACGTGAAGACCTACCTCCTGCCCGACAAATCCCGGCAAGGCAAACGCAAGACGACCATCAAACGTAATACCATCAACCCCCTGTACAACGAGCTGCTGAAGGTgagtggggctgggctggcctgCAGGTACCtaggggctgctgctggaacaAGCCAGGGGAGGGCTGAGCTCCTAACCCTGCAGCAAGGTCTCTGCAGAGGACCCATGTCCAGAGACTGCGCCCTGAAGCTGCAAAATCCCtgcactcccagctctgctctggctgtgctgccaggccccAGTGCCACGGTGGGGTGGAGGCACAGCTGCAGATGTGACTGTGTCACAGGACACGTCCCTGGTTCCTGTGGCAttccccagagcagaggcatCCTGCTTACCCTGGATATTTCTTTCCAAGGTGAAGGCTTCCTGGCCCCTGGAGGCATGTTACAGTGGCAGGAGGGAGGGCAGCACGCCACAGGGGCAGAGATAAGTCCCGGGTCCCAGGGCAGAACAACTTGGCACTGCCCTTTACCATCCCTGCTGGCTGAGTGTGTCCCTGAGTCTGGCAGTGCACCTCTGAGGCCAGGCACTCTTGCACAGGAGGAAGTGGGAGCTGCGGTTTGGTTTTCAGGCTCGCACAGCCAGGTTTGCTGAGGCCTTGTGCTCTGGTGGtctggcagagctctgctggtgGTAGGATGGCCAGATGCCATGAGTCCTGTCTCCAGGGGCCGCCTgctggggcagcacaggctCCTTCACCTCTGCCCTGGCACTCTGAGGTTTTGGCAGGCATGGAAGGCAAGAGGAACAGGCTCCTGTGCGCATCCAGTGCTTCTCAGACCTGTCTCCTCTCGTGCCCGTGAGCTGTAGCTGATGGAATTTGCCAGGCCTGCCCCTGTTCTTTGCTGCCTGCTCACCAGTGCTTTTCTCTGCCCCCAGTATGAGATTAACAAGTCCCTCCTGCTCGCGAGGACGCTGCAGTTCTCGGTGTGGCACCACGATCGCTTCGGCCGCAACACGTTCCTGGGGGAGGTGGAGGTCCCTCTGGCTGCCTGGAACTTCGAGAGCCACCTGGAGGAGTTCCTACCCCTGCATGGCAAGGTGtgcccctgctgcccacagcctccCTTGCCTGGTCCTGTTGGGGGTATAGCCCTCAGTGGGCAGAGGGCTGTGGAGACCTCAGCTGAGCACTGCCAAAAGGCTTGTGCCAAATCAAATATTTGGAGGTATGAATACCCCAGGTGTAGACAGCAGTGCTGTTGTAGTAAAAAAGGGCAGATCTTCTGCCTTGAGCTTAGCTTCCCTCTCCTTGTCAGGTGATTGGGCCAAAGTAAGTTCCCAAAGGAGCTGGGCTGCACTGGTCATGCTGGGGAGAGTTTGCAGGCACGTGTGCCAGCTCAGCCACATCTAGGAGAAGCCAAGTCCTTTGTCCCAGCCTGGAGGTGCTGCACACCAGGCTGTCACTGTGTGTGCCATGGCTTCTCTGCAGTGGTTGGTAATTCTCACCTCTTTGCAGATTGgggcagatgctgctgctctccaccaGTACAAGGGGGAGCTGGTGGTCTCCATGAAGTACATCCCATCTGCCAAGCATCCTGGGGCTGGGAACGGCAGGAAAGGTAAGTGCTGGAGCTCCAGGATCACTGTAGCCCTGCAGGGCCTGCTCATGGCCATGCAGGCTGCCTCTGGATGGGGTTCTTGAGTGGTGTCGCTGCAGCCTTCTCCTCTGCAGTGCCTGCAAAGCTGCTCTGGGTCAGGGCAGACCTGGCTGTCCTCAGGCTGCCCAAACCACCTTAGTACTTCCCTGGGGCTGGACCAGGCTTGATCTCTGTCCCTGCATGAAGCAATGAAGCAATTTTGTCTGCCTTTGCCCTCAGCAGGCAGGGCCAATACAGGAGAAGGCAAGAGGAGATGCCAGTCCAGGCTCTGCACCTACCTCTGGGATGAAGGGTGCTCAGCAGGAACTTTCCAGAAGTTTGCACTGGTAGAAATTAAATTTGATTAATTTCTACCGTGTTGGGTTTTTCCTAGGCAAAACAGGGGAAGGTGGTGAGCTCCAGGTCTGGATCAAAGAAGCCAAGAACCTCACAGCAGCCAAGTCTGGAGGGACCTCAGACAGCTTTGTCAAGGGGTGAGTGAGGGTCCTGGGGCAGGGGGCGAGGAGGGCACTGTCCTCCCTGGCTGTAGTCCCAAAGCTGCTGGGGGACCTGGAGGAGGGCCCCTTGCAGGGTGTCATGGTCCTTCTtcctgagctgtgccaggaaaggcaggaaggGGGGCTCCAGGCCAGGTCCTGGGGTGCTGAGGTGCCCCagcccccagagcaggaggcagTTGCCCATGTGCTGCTCACCCAAGGGGCTGCTTCCCCCAGCTACCTCCTACCACACAAAAACAAAGCCTCCAAGAGGAAGACGCCTGTGGTGAAGAAGACCCTGAACCCTCATTACAACCACACCTTTGTCTACAACGGCATCAAGCccgaggagctgcagcacatcTGCCTGGAGCTGACGGTCTGGGACCGGGAGCCGCTGTCCAGCAACGACTTCCTCGGGGGTGTCCGCCTGGGGGTGGGCAATGGTGAGAGCCTGCGGGCCCCTCAcgctctgggcagcagcagcctcgcTGGGGCTGCTGCGCTGCGGGCGCCAGGCTGCCCCAGCAGAGACTTCTCCCATCCCTTTCCCAGGCATGAGCAACGGGCAGGCTGTGGACTGGATGGACTCCACGGGCGAGGAGCTGAACCTGTGGCAGAAGATGTGCCAGTACCCGGGCTCCTGGGCGGAGGGGACGCTCCAGCTCCGCTCCACCATGGCCAAGCTGAGGCCGTAGGCTGTGGCACCAGGACTGGCACTGCTGTCGGGAGCCATGCTTACTGCACAGCCTGGCAAAGCTGCCCAGTACGcgttggtttctttttttcttatactTTAATAAACATGACCTTCTCTAAACAGGCTTGGGCAGAAAGTCTTCTTGGCCTAGCTTAGTTTAAAGGGTTTTCCTCTTGTCATAAGCCTTGTACCAGATTTCAGGCTGaactgcagtcctcctggacCCTCCCTTCTTCTCCCCCAGgcaaaatgctttgaaatgtcattgtgtttttatttcttcccattCTTTTTCCTACCACCCCGTTCCAGAGCCTGGTCTGTCCTTGTCCTCTCCACCCTgttccccagcccagccccagctgcagcactggaTGGATGGAACTGTGTGGGGTCAGCCTGGGGCGGTTGGGGATTGTGGTCTCCAGGAAACATTTGTTTCCCAGGCCTCTCGGGGACACATGTGCCAGCACTGACTTTTTATACAAATCTATTTATTTCAAGTGAATATTCTACTGCCAAAGCAGTTCCCAGAAAGGGTTCCCCGTGGGTGGTGGGAGAGGGAGTGACTGGCAGGGGAGATGGCAAGCCCTTTAGGGTGGACTGCACGCTGGCTGGCTGCTATGGGCTCTGCTGAGCGTGGGGCCAATTTGCTTTTGATCAGGGCTTTCAGAGTGGGAGGCTTCGGGTCCAGGTTGTGCACAGGGTGAGCCGTGGGGAGGCTGAAGCTGCTGTGCTAGAGATTGTCGCACTGCTGGCCggcctgccctccctgccctgcccctctcctctggctccccggctcccccctgccctgggtttTGAGCAGGGACACTCCAATGTCTCCCACCAGGGTCCTGGTTGGGCTGAACCATCCCCCAGCTGGAAACAGCTCCCGGC
Encoded proteins:
- the SYTL4 gene encoding synaptotagmin-like protein 4, with translation MSEAVDLSFLSDVERDLILQVLQRDEELRKAEERRIRRLKNELLEIRRKGAKRGSQRYSERTCARCQQSLGRVSPKANTCRGCNHLVCRDCRSYSPSGSWRCKVCTKEAELKKATGDWFYDQRVNRFANHLGSDMVRLSLRHRPTANKRETVGQTLLQKAQLSEPKSSSAVRQPSPPAPREGSSLLPDASDPRDGKSDTESMENMSLDSYRPSPADLGGRRNSLEKAIPGKQVVGPAGPASSSLTLPLRSKNAFSDGRDGTAGTCSSTLVDEHEMIFKKNPRRVVRPADYTKSVIDLRPEDLVGEGGSLGDRSKSVPGLNTELEEEEEDIDNLVEIHRQRVARGSMRSGTSSSTLGSMVSIYSEAGDFGSVAVTGGISFSLSYEQKTQTLFIHVKECRQLAYGDEGRKRSNPYVKTYLLPDKSRQGKRKTTIKRNTINPLYNELLKYEINKSLLLARTLQFSVWHHDRFGRNTFLGEVEVPLAAWNFESHLEEFLPLHGKIGADAAALHQYKGELVVSMKYIPSAKHPGAGNGRKGKTGEGGELQVWIKEAKNLTAAKSGGTSDSFVKGYLLPHKNKASKRKTPVVKKTLNPHYNHTFVYNGIKPEELQHICLELTVWDREPLSSNDFLGGVRLGVGNGMSNGQAVDWMDSTGEELNLWQKMCQYPGSWAEGTLQLRSTMAKLRP